A region from the Bradyrhizobium erythrophlei genome encodes:
- a CDS encoding CaiB/BaiF CoA transferase family protein, which translates to MSGLPLSGIKILDLTRVLAGPLSAQMLADLGAEVIKIERPGGGDDARAFGPPYLVDPEGRENNNNSFYLCANRNKQSVTVNIAKPEGQAIIRELAKSCDVMMENYKVGDLKRYGLDYETIRAINPGIIYCSVTGFGQTGPYASRAGYDAILQAMGGLMSVTGHMDGEPGAGPMKVGPSIVDYMTGMNTSIGILAALYHRKANGGEGQHVDVCLFDTVIASLSHWAQIYLVNGKTPPRRGTWGNGGMPAGVFRCTDGELMLVVGNDGQFARTCAVLGQPELAADPKFLKNNDRVVHGKEIMAIFAGLFLKSSVAHWLEELEKAGVPSGPINNFEQVFADPHVRSRGMEIKVDHPFEHALSLIRNPLTFSGTPVKDYRAPPLLGADTREVLASKLGYDEAKLDALKEQGII; encoded by the coding sequence ATGTCGGGTCTGCCCCTTTCAGGCATCAAAATCCTCGATCTCACGCGGGTGCTGGCGGGACCGCTGTCGGCGCAAATGCTGGCCGATCTCGGCGCGGAGGTGATCAAGATCGAGCGGCCGGGCGGCGGCGACGACGCGCGCGCCTTCGGGCCGCCTTATCTGGTCGACCCTGAGGGCAGGGAGAACAACAACAACTCGTTCTATCTCTGCGCCAACCGCAACAAGCAGTCGGTTACCGTCAACATCGCAAAACCCGAAGGCCAGGCGATCATCCGCGAACTGGCAAAATCCTGCGACGTGATGATGGAGAACTACAAGGTCGGCGATCTCAAGCGTTACGGCCTCGATTACGAGACGATTAGGGCGATCAATCCCGGCATCATCTATTGCTCGGTGACCGGCTTCGGCCAGACCGGGCCTTATGCGTCGCGCGCCGGGTATGACGCGATCCTGCAGGCGATGGGCGGCTTGATGAGCGTCACCGGCCACATGGACGGCGAGCCCGGCGCCGGGCCGATGAAGGTCGGCCCCTCCATCGTCGACTACATGACCGGCATGAATACATCGATCGGCATCCTGGCGGCGCTCTATCACCGCAAGGCCAATGGCGGGGAGGGGCAGCATGTCGATGTCTGCCTGTTCGACACCGTGATCGCGTCGCTGTCGCATTGGGCGCAGATCTACCTCGTCAACGGCAAGACGCCGCCGCGGCGCGGCACCTGGGGCAATGGCGGCATGCCGGCCGGCGTGTTCCGCTGCACCGACGGCGAGTTGATGCTCGTGGTCGGCAACGACGGACAGTTCGCGCGCACCTGCGCCGTGCTCGGTCAGCCCGAACTCGCCGCCGATCCGAAATTCCTCAAGAACAACGATCGCGTCGTTCACGGCAAGGAAATCATGGCGATCTTCGCCGGCCTGTTCCTGAAGAGCTCCGTGGCCCATTGGCTGGAAGAGCTGGAGAAGGCCGGCGTGCCCTCCGGACCGATCAACAATTTCGAGCAGGTGTTCGCCGATCCGCATGTGCGCTCGCGCGGCATGGAGATCAAGGTCGACCATCCCTTCGAGCATGCGCTGTCGCTGATCCGCAATCCCCTCACGTTTTCCGGGACCCCGGTGAAGGACTATCGCGCGCCGCCGCTTTTGGGGGCCGACACGCGGGAAGTGCTGGCCTCGAAGCTCGGCTATGACGAGGCAAAGCTCGATGCGTTGAAAGAGC
- a CDS encoding ABC transporter substrate-binding protein: MIVSYFDLQAAARSADLPRIASINVCTDQLLMTLADPPQILGLSPYSRDPGRSWGAATASLFPRLSGTAEDVLILKPDVVVAGRFTKLATRALLKDQGVRVIEFDAARSLDDVKKQIRLMGDITQHPDRASLEIGRLDEAIAHARQVAARRPYRVLAVSRRGWVAGGDSLTSSLLANAGLSNAASDLGLKSGGFASLEAIVSLKPDLILVSENSGVAEDEGSAFLLHPALERLYPVSKRIVIPERLTVCGGPMLAEALERLASELERMDH, translated from the coding sequence ATGATCGTCAGCTACTTTGACCTGCAAGCTGCCGCTCGATCGGCCGATCTGCCGCGGATTGCGTCAATCAACGTCTGCACCGACCAGCTTCTGATGACCCTTGCCGACCCGCCCCAGATTTTGGGGCTAAGCCCATATTCGCGGGATCCAGGCCGCTCGTGGGGCGCCGCCACAGCCAGCCTATTTCCGCGGCTTTCGGGAACCGCAGAAGATGTTTTGATCCTGAAACCGGATGTCGTTGTCGCAGGCCGTTTCACCAAACTTGCGACCCGCGCGCTGCTGAAAGACCAGGGAGTTCGTGTTATCGAATTCGATGCCGCTCGGTCGCTGGACGATGTGAAGAAGCAGATTCGCTTAATGGGCGACATTACCCAGCATCCGGATCGCGCCTCCTTGGAAATTGGTCGGCTGGACGAAGCGATCGCGCATGCGCGTCAAGTTGCAGCGCGCAGACCTTATCGCGTGCTTGCGGTATCGCGGCGTGGGTGGGTTGCTGGCGGCGACAGCTTGACCAGTTCCCTACTTGCTAATGCCGGCCTATCCAACGCTGCGAGTGATCTTGGGCTCAAATCCGGTGGGTTTGCATCGCTCGAAGCCATTGTAAGTTTGAAACCGGATCTCATCCTGGTCTCGGAAAACAGCGGTGTAGCCGAAGACGAAGGGAGCGCCTTCCTGCTCCATCCGGCACTTGAGAGGCTTTATCCGGTCTCAAAACGCATCGTGATACCGGAACGGCTCACCGTCTGTGGCGGACCGATGCTGGCGGAAGCACTGGAGCGCCTGGCTTCCGAGCTTGAGCGCATGGACCATTGA
- the cobD gene encoding threonine-phosphate decarboxylase CobD codes for MKHGGDLTGAIARYGGTPQMWLDLSTGISPWPWPIPADLPGAVWQRLPSRAAEEALIAAARDAYAVLADAEVVVAPGTQSLIQWLPQLASRGSVAIVGPTYHEHELAWRIAGHEVIAVANLDELPDAVRHAVVVNPNNPDGRVTGHSALARAAELLQDRGGWLVIDEAFADMEPEISAVGLCVELPVVILRSFGKFYGLAGLRLGFAIAHRDVAQRISLALGPWPCSGPALNIGLAALRDKEWARCMRNAIQHRTRELDTVLAVAGLTILGGTGLFRLVQHPDATKMHAVLAAQYIWCRRFEWADDLLRFGLPPHKHDLHRLAGALASFK; via the coding sequence ATGAAACATGGCGGAGATCTGACCGGGGCAATTGCGCGTTATGGCGGGACGCCGCAAATGTGGCTCGACCTGTCGACCGGCATTAGTCCCTGGCCGTGGCCGATCCCTGCTGATTTGCCCGGCGCCGTGTGGCAGCGCTTGCCGTCGCGCGCTGCCGAGGAAGCCCTGATTGCGGCTGCGCGTGATGCTTACGCCGTACTTGCCGATGCCGAAGTCGTCGTGGCTCCAGGAACCCAGTCGTTGATCCAATGGCTGCCGCAACTCGCGAGCAGAGGATCGGTCGCGATTGTCGGGCCGACCTATCATGAACACGAACTGGCCTGGCGTATTGCTGGTCATGAGGTGATCGCAGTCGCCAATCTCGATGAGCTTCCCGATGCTGTCCGCCATGCAGTGGTCGTGAATCCCAATAATCCCGACGGACGCGTGACCGGCCACTCTGCGCTGGCACGCGCCGCTGAGCTGCTGCAGGATCGTGGCGGATGGCTGGTCATAGATGAAGCCTTTGCGGACATGGAACCCGAAATCAGTGCGGTCGGGTTGTGCGTTGAGTTGCCCGTCGTGATCCTGCGCTCCTTTGGGAAGTTTTACGGTCTCGCCGGGCTCAGGTTGGGATTTGCTATCGCGCATCGGGACGTCGCCCAGCGCATCTCTCTGGCGCTCGGTCCTTGGCCTTGCTCCGGACCAGCTCTGAACATCGGCCTCGCCGCGTTGCGCGACAAGGAATGGGCACGTTGCATGCGCAATGCGATTCAACACCGGACGCGTGAACTCGACACCGTACTCGCAGTTGCGGGACTCACGATTCTTGGGGGAACTGGATTGTTCCGGCTCGTGCAGCACCCCGATGCAACGAAAATGCATGCGGTGCTCGCTGCGCAGTACATCTGGTGCCGGCGTTTCGAGTGGGCCGATGATCTGCTGCGCTTTGGCTTGCCTCCGCATAAACACGATCTCCACCGCCTCGCTGGTGCACTCGCGTCGTTTAAATAG
- the cobN gene encoding cobaltochelatase subunit CobN, whose product MHLKLDNSGSIDDGDVARDLGQTSADIVVLSAADSDLAAFGAAHATLPDDFPSVQLTNLLALGHPASVDLYVERTLREAKIVVLRMLGGEGYWPHGVESLRSDALRRGTWLACIPGELSWDAGLAARGTLNASDTHALWRYCTEGGVDNAQLALRFAAHLIGRGDLPSPARPMPSAGFWRGEPAIDACPNAVVIFYRALVAGSDTAAIDALRAALGARGLNAVCLYVISLKDERSAAFLRAALAAHPPDIIINATAFATATANDDAGVLSVSGCPVLQVAQAGNSRANWESSTRGLTPRDLAMHVVLPEVDGRIFAHAIAFKERGDSEAGFAPTTFRPVDDRIAATADLALAWVRLRRTPSHQRRVAVILANYPSRDGRLANGVGLDTPQSLMDVLGAMRAAGYAVENMPDDVASMMHLLQAGPTNALDERGARPGGASWRIADYQSAFAELPDSVQRAVEARWGGPAQDPHVVNGCFRLGLHHFGNAVVGVQPARGYNIDPKGSYHDPDLVPPHYYLAFYLWIRRHFDAHAVVHLGKHGNLEWLPGKSTGLSANCLPDAVLGSLPHLYPFIVNDPGEGIQAKRRSAAVIIDHLTPPMTRAELHDDLARLETLVDEYALAADLDPKRAAVIAEDILSLARSQRLDADVNVTHETPTNDALRALDAHLCDLKEMQIRDGLHIFGRTPQDAQRNDLLVSIARLPRSESEPQDASLHRALALDLGLRDFDPLTRDLADDFMGPRPKVLSQVSAAAWRTSGDTVERVELLAHRLVSGAQPCDAAWERTKAVLDWIDARLRPAIDACGDAEMAALLQGLDGRFVRPGPSGAPTRGRPDVLPTGRNFFAVDVRAVPTPSAWRIGRLAAERLVEGYWQEAGEWPRAIALSAWGTANMRTGGDDVAQALALIGARPLWEETSGRVTGFAITPLSELKRPRIDVTFRVSGLFRDAFPTQMDIIGSAVRAIAELDEPDDANPIAANVRAKRLVLEAGGASSESAQRQAAYRVFGSKPGGYGAGLGALIDEGGWDDRGDLADVYLDWGGYAYGSGVQGEAARGDFAERLATIDLVAQSQDNREHDVLDSDDYYQFIGGLAATVQSLRGKAPRIAHVDTSRPEAPLSRPLSREISRVVRGRAANPKWIAGVMRHGYRGAFEIAATVDYLFGFAASTDAVSSHHFDQLFASYLEDERVRDFMATANPAALRETAARFAEAIRRGMWTPRSNRAAYLIAELLPEAQREIA is encoded by the coding sequence ATGCATCTGAAGCTCGACAACAGCGGCAGCATCGACGATGGCGACGTCGCCCGCGACCTCGGGCAGACTTCCGCCGACATCGTCGTGCTGTCGGCCGCCGACAGCGATCTTGCTGCATTCGGCGCCGCGCATGCGACGTTGCCGGATGACTTTCCGAGCGTTCAGCTGACCAACCTGTTGGCGCTCGGTCATCCTGCATCGGTCGATCTTTATGTCGAGCGCACGCTGCGCGAGGCGAAGATTGTCGTGCTGCGCATGCTCGGGGGCGAAGGCTACTGGCCGCATGGCGTCGAAAGCCTGCGCAGCGACGCGCTGCGCCGCGGCACGTGGTTGGCCTGTATTCCCGGCGAGCTGAGCTGGGACGCGGGGCTGGCCGCGCGCGGCACCTTGAATGCCAGCGATACCCACGCGTTGTGGCGCTACTGTACTGAAGGCGGCGTGGACAACGCGCAACTGGCGCTGCGCTTCGCCGCTCATCTGATCGGCCGGGGGGACTTGCCGTCACCAGCGCGGCCGATGCCGTCGGCCGGGTTCTGGCGCGGCGAGCCCGCGATCGACGCTTGCCCGAACGCCGTCGTGATTTTCTACCGCGCTCTGGTCGCGGGCAGCGACACCGCCGCTATCGATGCGCTGCGCGCGGCTCTGGGCGCGCGCGGGCTCAATGCCGTCTGCCTTTATGTCATCAGCCTCAAGGATGAGCGCTCGGCGGCCTTCCTGCGCGCGGCGCTGGCGGCCCATCCACCCGATATCATCATCAACGCCACGGCGTTCGCCACCGCGACGGCCAACGACGATGCCGGTGTGTTGTCGGTATCGGGCTGTCCGGTCCTGCAGGTGGCCCAGGCCGGTAATTCGCGTGCGAACTGGGAAAGTTCGACGCGAGGCCTGACGCCGCGCGATCTGGCGATGCATGTCGTGCTGCCGGAGGTCGACGGGCGCATCTTCGCTCACGCCATTGCTTTCAAGGAACGCGGTGATTCCGAAGCGGGCTTCGCACCGACCACGTTCCGCCCGGTCGATGACCGCATCGCCGCTACCGCCGATCTGGCGCTGGCCTGGGTGCGGCTGCGGCGTACGCCGAGCCACCAGCGGCGTGTCGCTGTGATTCTCGCCAATTATCCGAGCCGCGACGGCCGCCTCGCCAACGGCGTGGGCCTCGATACCCCGCAAAGCCTGATGGACGTGCTCGGCGCCATGCGCGCCGCGGGCTATGCCGTTGAAAATATGCCTGACGATGTGGCATCGATGATGCATCTCCTGCAGGCGGGCCCGACCAATGCGCTTGACGAGCGCGGCGCCCGTCCGGGCGGGGCGTCATGGCGCATCGCCGACTATCAATCCGCATTTGCGGAATTGCCCGATTCCGTGCAACGCGCCGTCGAAGCCCGTTGGGGTGGCCCAGCGCAAGACCCTCATGTCGTGAACGGTTGCTTTCGTCTCGGACTGCATCACTTCGGCAACGCCGTCGTCGGCGTGCAACCCGCGCGCGGTTACAACATCGATCCCAAGGGCTCCTATCACGATCCCGATCTGGTGCCGCCGCACTATTATCTGGCGTTCTATCTCTGGATCAGGCGCCACTTCGACGCCCACGCCGTGGTGCATCTCGGCAAGCATGGCAATCTCGAATGGCTGCCGGGCAAGAGTACTGGTCTGTCGGCGAACTGCCTGCCCGATGCGGTGTTGGGATCGTTGCCGCATCTTTATCCCTTCATCGTCAACGATCCCGGCGAAGGCATTCAGGCCAAGCGCCGTTCCGCCGCCGTGATCATCGATCATCTGACGCCGCCTATGACCCGCGCCGAACTGCATGACGATCTGGCACGGCTTGAAACATTGGTCGACGAGTACGCGCTGGCCGCCGATCTCGATCCCAAACGCGCCGCCGTGATTGCCGAAGACATTCTGTCGCTGGCCCGATCCCAACGGCTCGATGCCGATGTGAACGTGACCCACGAGACCCCGACCAACGACGCCTTGCGCGCGCTCGATGCGCATCTGTGCGATCTCAAGGAAATGCAGATCCGGGACGGCCTGCATATCTTCGGGCGAACGCCGCAGGACGCGCAGCGCAACGATCTTCTGGTCTCAATCGCGCGGCTACCGCGTTCCGAGAGCGAGCCGCAGGATGCCTCGTTGCATCGCGCCCTGGCGCTCGATCTTGGCTTGCGCGATTTCGATCCGCTGACCCGCGACCTAGCCGACGATTTTATGGGGCCTCGCCCTAAAGTTCTCTCGCAAGTCAGCGCGGCCGCATGGCGCACGTCAGGCGATACCGTGGAGCGGGTCGAATTGCTTGCGCATCGATTGGTGTCAGGCGCTCAACCCTGCGACGCCGCGTGGGAGCGCACCAAAGCCGTACTGGACTGGATCGACGCAAGACTGCGTCCGGCCATCGACGCCTGTGGCGATGCCGAAATGGCTGCCTTGTTGCAGGGGCTCGACGGCCGGTTCGTGCGGCCCGGTCCGTCCGGCGCGCCGACCCGTGGCCGGCCTGACGTGCTGCCGACCGGACGGAATTTCTTCGCGGTTGATGTCCGCGCTGTGCCGACGCCATCGGCATGGCGGATCGGGCGGCTGGCTGCCGAGCGCCTGGTCGAAGGCTATTGGCAGGAGGCCGGCGAATGGCCGCGTGCCATCGCGCTGTCGGCCTGGGGCACCGCCAACATGCGCACCGGCGGCGACGATGTTGCGCAGGCGCTGGCGCTGATCGGGGCGCGACCGCTGTGGGAAGAAACATCCGGCCGCGTCACCGGGTTTGCCATTACGCCACTTTCTGAATTGAAGCGGCCGCGGATCGACGTCACGTTCCGGGTCTCCGGATTGTTTCGCGACGCATTCCCTACCCAGATGGACATCATCGGCAGCGCGGTCCGCGCCATCGCCGAACTCGACGAGCCCGACGACGCCAATCCGATTGCGGCGAACGTCAGGGCGAAGCGGCTGGTGCTCGAAGCCGGCGGTGCGAGCAGTGAGTCAGCGCAGCGGCAGGCGGCCTATCGCGTGTTCGGCTCGAAGCCGGGGGGCTATGGCGCAGGCCTGGGCGCCCTGATCGACGAGGGAGGCTGGGATGATCGCGGCGATCTCGCCGATGTCTATCTTGACTGGGGCGGTTATGCCTATGGCAGCGGTGTCCAGGGCGAGGCCGCGCGGGGCGATTTTGCCGAGCGGCTCGCCACAATCGATCTCGTCGCGCAGAGCCAGGACAACCGTGAGCACGATGTTCTCGATTCTGACGATTATTATCAATTCATCGGCGGCCTCGCCGCCACGGTGCAGAGCTTGCGCGGGAAAGCGCCGCGCATCGCGCACGTCGATACGTCGCGGCCGGAGGCGCCGCTGTCACGGCCGCTGTCCCGCGAAATCTCCCGCGTGGTGCGCGGCCGGGCCGCGAATCCGAAATGGATCGCCGGCGTGATGCGCCACGGCTATAGGGGGGCGTTCGAGATCGCCGCCACGGTCGATTATCTGTTCGGGTTCGCCGCCAGCACCGACGCGGTCTCAAGTCATCATTTTGATCAATTATTCGCATCCTATCTGGAAGACGAGCGCGTACGGGATTTCATGGCAACGGCCAATCCGGCGGCACTGCGTGAAACGGCGGCGCGTTTTGCCGAAGCGATCCGGCGCGGCATGTGGACGCCGCGCTCCAACCGGGCCGCCTATCTGATCGCCGAACTCTTGCCGGAAGCCCAAAGGGAAATCGCATGA
- a CDS encoding cobyric acid synthase has translation MTSATPALMIQATGSNAGKSTLVAGLARALVRRGLKVAPFKPQNMSNNAAVAVEGGEIGRAQAVQARAARMVPSVHMNPVLLKPETDSGAQIIVQGKRWGTLRAKNYLDKKAALLPAVMGSFAQLARDADIVLVEGAGSPAEINLRAGDIANMGFAAAADVPVVLIGDIDRGGVIASLAGTHLVLEPDERARIRGFIINKFRGDVSLFDPGLAAVTRLTGWPSLGVVPWLPQAAWLPAEDAVDLDRTHPSASPRVIAVPVLARIANFDDLDPLGMEPGVKLVFVRPGEPIPGNADVVILPGSKSTVGDLAFLRAQGWDIDIKAHVRRGGHVLGLCGGYQMLGRTVADPVGIEGPAATVEGLGLLDISTVMSADKSTRLVQGIHSATGTPIEGYEIHLGRSEGRDCERPVVTIDRRPDGASTADGRVQGTYVHGLFTGDAFRKAWLAHLGISSSLAYTSQIESALDALADHLEAHLDIDSILSIARSRQTTNASAA, from the coding sequence ATGACTTCCGCGACGCCCGCGCTGATGATTCAGGCCACCGGCTCCAACGCCGGTAAGTCGACATTGGTCGCGGGGCTGGCGCGGGCGCTGGTGCGGCGCGGATTGAAGGTAGCACCCTTCAAGCCGCAGAACATGTCGAACAACGCCGCAGTTGCGGTGGAGGGCGGTGAGATCGGCCGCGCCCAGGCGGTGCAGGCGCGCGCGGCGCGGATGGTCCCGAGCGTGCACATGAATCCGGTGCTGCTGAAGCCGGAAACCGACAGCGGCGCGCAAATCATCGTGCAGGGCAAGCGCTGGGGCACGCTGCGGGCAAAGAACTATCTCGACAAGAAGGCGGCACTATTGCCGGCAGTGATGGGCAGCTTTGCTCAGCTTGCACGTGATGCTGATATCGTGCTGGTCGAAGGCGCGGGCAGTCCTGCCGAAATCAATTTGCGCGCCGGCGACATCGCCAATATGGGATTTGCTGCCGCGGCTGACGTGCCGGTAGTGCTGATCGGCGATATCGACCGCGGCGGTGTCATCGCCAGTCTTGCCGGCACGCATCTCGTTTTGGAGCCGGATGAGCGCGCACGCATCCGCGGCTTCATTATCAACAAGTTTCGTGGCGATGTCAGCTTGTTCGACCCGGGCCTCGCCGCGGTGACGCGATTGACGGGCTGGCCGTCGCTCGGCGTGGTGCCGTGGCTGCCGCAGGCGGCATGGCTGCCGGCGGAAGACGCCGTCGATCTCGATCGTACCCACCCATCGGCATCGCCGCGCGTGATCGCGGTGCCCGTGCTCGCACGCATCGCCAATTTCGATGATCTCGATCCCTTGGGCATGGAGCCCGGTGTCAAACTGGTGTTCGTGCGGCCCGGCGAGCCGATTCCCGGCAACGCTGATGTGGTGATCCTGCCGGGCAGCAAATCCACCGTCGGCGATCTTGCATTTCTGCGGGCGCAAGGCTGGGACATTGACATCAAGGCCCATGTTCGTCGCGGCGGTCATGTGCTCGGTCTTTGCGGCGGCTATCAGATGCTGGGGCGGACCGTTGCCGATCCGGTAGGAATCGAGGGACCCGCCGCGACGGTCGAAGGCCTCGGGTTGCTGGATATCTCCACGGTCATGAGCGCGGACAAATCCACCAGGCTGGTGCAAGGCATCCATTCCGCAACAGGCACGCCTATCGAGGGTTATGAAATTCATCTTGGCAGAAGTGAAGGCCGCGACTGCGAACGACCCGTGGTGACGATCGATCGACGCCCCGATGGCGCGAGCACAGCCGACGGGCGGGTGCAGGGTACTTATGTGCACGGGCTGTTCACCGGCGACGCATTTCGAAAAGCGTGGCTGGCCCATCTCGGAATTTCCTCTTCGCTCGCTTATACCTCGCAGATCGAATCCGCGCTCGATGCGCTGGCCGATCATCTGGAAGCGCATCTGGATATCGATTCTATTCTGAGCATTGCGCGAAGCCGTCAAACCACCAATGCTAGCGCGGCGTAA
- the cobW gene encoding cobalamin biosynthesis protein CobW, with translation MSRVPVTVLTGFLGAGKTTLLRSLLTQADGRRIAVIVNEFGDAGFDGGLVEECAAKACAPGDIIELTNGCICCTVADDFVPTMDKLLSRDRPLDAIVIETSGLALPQPLLKAFAWPAVRTRATVDGVVTVVDSLALSEGRVTLDEDAVAAQRAADTSVDHDDPIEEVFEDQLACADLVVLSKSDLVSPEALAGIEARLAAVLRPGVRIVRSQGTLAPPVLIGLNSAAEDDMVARAGHHGEEEEHDHDDFDSIVVRPSPATSVAAMRVRVSDALSLTGVLRVKGHARISDRAAPIVVQAVGGRVELSFSRPDVKQAEHLVVIGLKGFDGDAVRRALAG, from the coding sequence ATGTCCCGCGTTCCCGTCACTGTGCTCACCGGTTTCCTGGGCGCCGGCAAAACCACGTTGCTGCGCTCGCTGTTGACCCAGGCGGATGGCCGCCGCATCGCCGTGATCGTCAACGAATTCGGCGACGCCGGGTTTGACGGCGGGCTGGTGGAGGAGTGCGCGGCAAAGGCCTGTGCCCCCGGCGATATCATCGAGCTGACCAATGGCTGCATTTGCTGCACGGTCGCCGACGATTTCGTTCCGACCATGGACAAATTGCTGTCGCGAGATCGGCCGCTCGATGCCATCGTCATCGAGACTTCCGGCCTGGCGCTGCCGCAGCCGCTGCTCAAGGCGTTCGCGTGGCCCGCCGTGCGTACCCGCGCCACCGTTGATGGCGTCGTCACTGTTGTGGATTCGCTGGCGCTGTCGGAAGGCCGCGTAACCCTCGATGAGGACGCGGTCGCCGCACAGCGTGCGGCGGACACCTCCGTCGATCATGACGATCCGATCGAAGAGGTATTCGAAGATCAACTGGCCTGCGCCGATCTGGTGGTGCTGTCGAAGAGTGATCTGGTTTCGCCCGAGGCGTTGGCCGGGATCGAGGCGCGGCTCGCCGCGGTATTGCGGCCGGGCGTGCGGATCGTGCGCTCGCAGGGCACGCTGGCGCCGCCGGTGTTGATTGGCCTCAACTCTGCCGCGGAAGACGACATGGTCGCGCGGGCGGGTCATCACGGCGAGGAGGAAGAACACGATCATGACGATTTCGACAGCATCGTGGTGAGGCCGTCTCCCGCCACCAGTGTCGCCGCGATGCGCGTTCGGGTCAGCGATGCCCTGAGCTTGACCGGCGTATTGCGCGTCAAGGGCCATGCGCGGATCAGCGACCGGGCGGCGCCGATCGTGGTGCAGGCCGTCGGCGGCCGCGTCGAGCTGTCGTTCAGCCGCCCTGATGTCAAGCAGGCCGAGCATCTGGTCGTCATCGGCCTCAAGGGTTTTGATGGTGACGCGGTTCGCCGCGCCTTGGCGGGATAG
- the cbiB gene encoding adenosylcobinamide-phosphate synthase CbiB produces the protein MLISGSGLFIVIAALAFDALIGDPDWLWRRRGHPVALIGALIEYLDRRLNREDRSPQQRMSAGIASTAIMVVMAGSVGALIQAAVQQLPADNIILALIASIFIAQRSLYQHVAEVRSAFAEGGLTEARDAVAMIVGRDPEQLDEAGVCRAAIESCAENFSDGVVAPVFWLALLGLPGLIAYKAINTADSMIGHRTDRYASFGWAAARLDDLVNLVPARLSALLLAVAAPIAGGSVGTSLGVVRRDASKHRSPNAGWPESAMAGALGLALAGPRRYAEHVVEDPFLNAEATRQAVPDDIGRALDLYTAACVIEAAGYAALALVV, from the coding sequence GTGCTGATCTCGGGCAGCGGGCTTTTCATTGTCATCGCGGCCCTGGCGTTCGACGCGTTGATCGGCGACCCCGACTGGCTCTGGCGGCGACGGGGACACCCCGTGGCCTTGATCGGAGCCCTGATCGAGTATCTCGATCGCAGGCTCAATAGAGAAGACCGGTCGCCGCAGCAGCGCATGTCAGCTGGGATCGCGAGTACCGCCATTATGGTCGTTATGGCTGGATCCGTGGGCGCTCTGATTCAGGCAGCGGTGCAGCAGCTTCCGGCTGACAACATCATACTCGCGCTGATCGCTTCCATCTTCATCGCGCAGCGAAGCCTCTACCAGCATGTCGCGGAGGTGCGCTCGGCGTTCGCCGAAGGCGGCCTCACTGAGGCACGTGACGCGGTGGCCATGATCGTCGGGCGCGATCCCGAGCAACTCGATGAAGCCGGCGTGTGCCGGGCAGCGATCGAATCTTGCGCTGAGAATTTTTCCGATGGTGTGGTGGCGCCGGTGTTCTGGCTGGCGCTGCTGGGGCTACCTGGATTGATCGCCTACAAGGCCATCAATACCGCCGACTCCATGATCGGGCATCGTACCGATCGATATGCGTCGTTTGGCTGGGCAGCGGCACGCCTCGACGATCTCGTGAATCTGGTCCCGGCGAGATTGTCGGCCTTGTTGCTGGCAGTCGCGGCGCCGATTGCGGGCGGATCGGTCGGCACGTCGTTGGGCGTGGTCAGACGCGATGCTTCCAAACATCGCTCACCGAATGCCGGTTGGCCGGAAAGTGCGATGGCGGGGGCGCTGGGACTGGCACTGGCCGGCCCGCGCCGCTACGCCGAACACGTGGTCGAAGATCCCTTTCTCAATGCCGAAGCGACCCGCCAAGCCGTACCTGATGATATCGGTCGCGCGCTCGATCTTTACACCGCCGCGTGTGTGATCGAGGCGGCTGGTTACGCCGCGCTAGCATTGGTGGTTTGA
- the cobO gene encoding cob(I)yrinic acid a,c-diamide adenosyltransferase, whose translation MTGISTENDDAENARHKEKARKHKAARDKIMATKTGEKGLLIVHTGTGKGKTSAALGMVFRHIGHGYPVGVVQFTKSPAWDTGEARVLAKFPELVTLHIMGEGFTWETQDRARDIAAATAGWERAKELIRDDRHRMVLLDELNIVLRYEYLPIEDVLNFLRDEKPTDKHVVITGRNAHASLIEMADLVTEMTLIKHPFRQGVKAQKGVEF comes from the coding sequence ATGACGGGGATTTCAACCGAGAACGATGACGCGGAAAACGCCCGCCACAAGGAAAAAGCGCGCAAGCACAAGGCCGCGCGCGACAAGATCATGGCCACAAAAACTGGCGAAAAGGGTCTGTTGATCGTCCACACCGGCACCGGCAAGGGCAAGACCTCCGCCGCCCTCGGCATGGTGTTTCGCCATATCGGCCATGGCTATCCCGTCGGCGTCGTCCAATTCACCAAGTCGCCGGCCTGGGACACCGGCGAGGCGCGGGTGCTGGCGAAATTTCCGGAGCTGGTGACGCTGCACATCATGGGCGAGGGCTTCACCTGGGAGACGCAGGATCGCGCCCGCGACATCGCCGCCGCCACCGCGGGCTGGGAGCGCGCGAAAGAACTCATCCGCGACGATCGTCACCGCATGGTGCTGCTGGATGAGCTCAACATCGTATTGCGCTACGAATATCTGCCGATCGAGGATGTGTTGAATTTTCTGCGTGACGAGAAGCCGACCGACAAGCATGTCGTTATCACCGGCCGCAACGCGCATGCTTCCCTGATCGAGATGGCCGATCTCGTGACCGAGATGACTCTGATAAAACACCCGTTCCGCCAGGGCGTGAAGGCGCAGAAAGGCGTCGAGTTCTGA